In one Methylobacterium sp. SyP6R genomic region, the following are encoded:
- the lpxK gene encoding tetraacyldisaccharide 4'-kinase, whose translation MRAPGFWWREEPAPAARLLAPVGAVYGALAARRMARVGEAAPCPVVCIGNFTLGGAGKTPTALAVAACLRDLGRHPVFLSRGYGGRLPGPVRVDPARHEAAEIGDEPLLLARAAPAIVARDRVAGARACAAAGADTIVMDDGLQNPSLAKDLAIAVFDGAVGLGNGRVFPAGPLRAPAAMQWGHVHAALVIGEGEPGARVRAAARERGLPALRCRLVADPAAAEALRGRRVLAFAGIGRPEKFFATLREIGADLRETRAFPDHHAFTAAEAEALAAEAAAKNLLLVTTEKDRMRWPAARPVTTLPVVLALDEPEAFRDLLRGL comes from the coding sequence ATCCGGGCGCCGGGCTTCTGGTGGCGGGAGGAGCCGGCGCCGGCGGCCCGGCTGCTCGCGCCGGTCGGCGCCGTCTACGGCGCGCTCGCCGCCCGCCGGATGGCGCGGGTGGGTGAGGCGGCGCCCTGCCCGGTGGTCTGCATCGGCAACTTCACCCTCGGCGGCGCCGGCAAGACGCCGACGGCGCTCGCGGTGGCGGCCTGCTTACGCGATCTCGGCCGGCATCCGGTCTTCCTGAGCCGGGGCTATGGCGGGCGCCTGCCAGGCCCGGTGCGGGTCGATCCCGCACGGCACGAAGCGGCCGAGATCGGCGACGAACCGTTGCTGCTCGCCCGCGCCGCCCCGGCGATCGTCGCCCGCGACCGGGTCGCGGGGGCGCGGGCCTGTGCGGCGGCCGGCGCCGACACGATCGTGATGGATGACGGGTTGCAGAACCCGAGCCTCGCCAAGGACCTGGCGATCGCGGTGTTCGACGGCGCCGTCGGCCTCGGTAACGGGCGGGTGTTTCCGGCGGGCCCGCTGCGGGCGCCGGCCGCGATGCAGTGGGGCCACGTCCACGCCGCCCTGGTGATCGGCGAGGGCGAACCCGGCGCGCGGGTGCGGGCCGCGGCGCGGGAGCGCGGCCTGCCGGCCCTGCGCTGCCGGCTCGTCGCGGACCCCGCCGCGGCCGAGGCTCTGCGCGGGCGCCGGGTCCTGGCCTTCGCGGGCATCGGCCGGCCCGAAAAGTTCTTCGCGACCCTGCGGGAGATCGGGGCCGACCTGCGCGAGACCCGCGCCTTCCCGGACCACCACGCCTTCACCGCAGCGGAGGCCGAGGCCCTGGCGGCGGAGGCCGCGGCGAAGAACCTCCTGCTGGTCACCACCGAGAAGGACCGGATGCGCTGGCCGGCCGCGCGGCCGGTGACGACGCTGCCGGTGGTCCTGGCCTTGGACGAACCCGAGGCCTTCCGCGACCTGCTACGCGGTCTTTGA
- a CDS encoding DUF2093 domain-containing protein, protein MLGRFERGGSGEAVVEYGDSNLRVVKPGRFVRCAVTGVEIPLDALRYWSVERQEAYADPDAVMVRLRQTSKTA, encoded by the coding sequence ATGCTCGGACGGTTCGAGCGCGGCGGGTCCGGCGAGGCCGTCGTGGAGTATGGCGACAGCAACCTGCGGGTGGTGAAGCCCGGCCGGTTCGTGCGCTGCGCGGTGACCGGGGTCGAGATCCCCCTCGATGCCCTGCGCTACTGGAGCGTCGAGCGCCAGGAGGCCTATGCCGATCCCGACGCCGTGATGGTGCGCCTGCGCCAGACCTCAAAGACCGCGTAG
- a CDS encoding cytidine deaminase, protein MEPTDTLFSAACAAQARAHAPYSRFRVGAAIRDEAGAVHAGCNVENAAYPVGTCAEAGAIAAMIAGGGRRIAAILVLGDGEALVTPCGACRQRIREFAAPDTPVHVAGPQGVRRTFTLDELLPASFGPDNLA, encoded by the coding sequence ATGGAACCGACCGACACCCTTTTCTCCGCAGCCTGCGCGGCCCAGGCCCGCGCCCACGCGCCCTATTCGCGCTTCCGCGTCGGTGCGGCGATCCGCGACGAGGCCGGCGCGGTCCATGCCGGCTGCAACGTCGAGAACGCCGCCTATCCGGTCGGCACCTGCGCCGAGGCCGGCGCCATCGCGGCGATGATCGCGGGCGGCGGCCGGCGCATCGCGGCGATCCTGGTGCTGGGCGACGGCGAGGCGCTGGTCACCCCCTGCGGCGCCTGCCGCCAGCGCATCCGCGAATTCGCCGCCCCCGACACGCCGGTCCACGTCGCCGGGCCGCAAGGCGTGAGGCGAACCTTCACCCTCGACGAGTTGCTGCCCGCCTCGTTCGGGCCGGACAACCTCGCGTGA
- a CDS encoding purine-nucleoside phosphorylase — MSAPPDDPRVTDAAAFLRARGFDGPFALALVTGTGLGPLADRVEDPVAIPYGEIPHFPASGVSGHAGRLVAGCLGGRRVLLFQGRAHPYEHGDAAVMRVPVGVVAALGAPPLLLTNAAGSLLSEAGPGRLALITDHINLSGMNPLTGEPSDARFVPMVDAYDPGLRAALARAAAASGVPLHEGVYAWFSGPSFETPAEIRMAKTLGADLVGMSTVPEVILARFYGLRVAALSLVTNYAAGFEAGAPHHAETKRVAAQAAEDVGRLVTALLSGDFQMSS, encoded by the coding sequence GTGAGCGCCCCGCCCGACGATCCCCGGGTCACTGACGCCGCCGCCTTCCTGCGGGCGCGCGGGTTCGACGGTCCCTTCGCGCTCGCCCTCGTCACCGGCACCGGGCTCGGGCCCCTGGCGGACAGGGTCGAGGACCCGGTCGCGATTCCCTACGGCGAGATCCCGCATTTCCCGGCCTCCGGCGTCTCGGGCCATGCCGGGCGGCTGGTGGCGGGGTGCCTCGGCGGGCGGCGCGTGCTGCTGTTCCAGGGCCGTGCCCACCCCTACGAGCACGGCGATGCCGCGGTCATGCGGGTGCCGGTCGGCGTGGTGGCGGCGCTCGGTGCGCCGCCGCTCCTCCTCACCAACGCGGCCGGCTCGCTCCTGTCCGAAGCCGGTCCCGGCCGCCTCGCGCTCATCACCGACCACATCAACCTGTCGGGGATGAACCCGCTCACCGGCGAGCCCTCCGACGCCCGCTTCGTGCCGATGGTCGATGCCTACGATCCCGGGCTTCGGGCGGCGCTCGCCCGCGCCGCTGCGGCGAGCGGGGTGCCCCTGCACGAGGGCGTCTATGCATGGTTCTCGGGGCCGAGCTTCGAGACCCCGGCGGAGATCCGGATGGCCAAAACCCTCGGCGCCGACCTCGTCGGCATGTCGACGGTGCCGGAGGTGATCCTCGCCCGGTTCTACGGCCTGCGGGTCGCGGCACTCTCGCTCGTCACGAACTACGCCGCGGGTTTCGAAGCCGGCGCCCCGCATCACGCCGAGACCAAGCGGGTGGCGGCGCAAGCCGCGGAGGATGTCGGGCGGCTGGTGACGGCGCTGCTCTCCGGCGACTTCCAGATGTCGTCCTGA
- the deoA gene encoding thymidine phosphorylase, which translates to MTLLPQELIRLKRDGHALPPDAIEAFIAGLTANRVTEGQAAAFAMAVFFRGLSLPERVALTRAMMRSGTVLTWDLPGPVVDKHSTGGVGDTVSLPLAPMVASCGGFVPMIAGRGLGHTGGTLDKLDSIPGYVSQPEVDLFRRVTREVGCAVIGQTPDLAPADRRLYAIRDVTGTVESLDLITASILAKKLAAGLQGLVMDVKAGSGAFMASTEAARELAESLVTVANGAGLPTRALLTDMDQPLASVAGNAAEVAYAIDYLTGRRREPRFHAVTLALGAEMLVLGGLSPDTAEATARLEEALASGRAAETFSRMVAALGGPADLVAHPERHLPAAPVIRPVVPPQGGRVAAIATRAIGVAVIGLGGGRTRPEDRIDHAVGVTDLAPVGAEVGPDRPLAMVQARSEAEAERAAADIVAAYRIGPEAVAERDVVLERIG; encoded by the coding sequence ATGACGCTGCTGCCGCAGGAACTGATCCGCCTCAAGCGCGACGGCCACGCACTGCCGCCGGACGCCATCGAGGCCTTCATCGCCGGCCTGACCGCGAATCGCGTCACCGAGGGGCAGGCGGCGGCCTTCGCCATGGCGGTGTTCTTCCGCGGCCTGTCGCTGCCGGAGCGGGTGGCGCTGACCCGGGCGATGATGCGCTCGGGCACGGTGCTGACCTGGGACCTGCCCGGTCCGGTGGTCGACAAGCATTCGACCGGCGGCGTCGGCGACACGGTGAGCCTCCCCCTCGCCCCGATGGTGGCTTCCTGCGGCGGCTTCGTGCCGATGATCGCGGGCCGCGGCCTCGGCCATACCGGCGGCACCCTCGACAAGCTCGACAGCATCCCGGGCTACGTCTCGCAGCCGGAGGTGGACCTGTTCCGGCGCGTCACCCGCGAGGTCGGCTGCGCGGTGATCGGCCAGACCCCGGACCTCGCCCCCGCCGACCGGCGGCTATACGCCATCCGCGACGTCACCGGCACGGTCGAATCCCTCGACCTGATCACCGCCTCGATCCTGGCCAAGAAGCTCGCCGCCGGTCTCCAGGGACTCGTGATGGACGTCAAGGCGGGGTCCGGCGCATTCATGGCGAGCACCGAGGCGGCGCGGGAGCTCGCCGAGAGCCTGGTCACGGTGGCGAACGGCGCCGGCCTGCCGACCCGCGCCCTCCTCACCGACATGGACCAGCCGCTCGCCTCCGTCGCCGGCAATGCCGCCGAGGTGGCTTATGCCATCGACTATCTGACGGGCCGCCGGCGCGAGCCGCGCTTCCACGCCGTGACCCTGGCGCTCGGCGCCGAGATGCTGGTCCTCGGGGGCCTGAGCCCCGACACGGCCGAGGCGACGGCGCGCCTGGAGGAGGCCCTGGCGTCGGGCCGCGCCGCCGAGACCTTTTCGCGGATGGTGGCGGCGCTCGGCGGCCCTGCCGACCTCGTGGCGCACCCGGAGCGCCACCTGCCGGCCGCCCCCGTGATCCGCCCGGTCGTGCCGCCCCAGGGAGGCCGGGTCGCCGCCATCGCCACCCGGGCGATCGGCGTCGCGGTGATCGGGCTGGGCGGCGGCCGCACCCGCCCGGAGGACCGGATCGACCACGCGGTGGGCGTCACCGATCTCGCCCCGGTCGGTGCCGAGGTCGGGCCGGACCGGCCGCTGGCGATGGTGCAGGCCCGCAGCGAGGCGGAGGCCGAGCGGGCCGCGGCCGACATCGTGGCGGCGTACCGGATCGGCCCGGAGGCGGTGGCGGAGCGAGATGTCGTCTTGGAGCGGATCGGGTGA
- a CDS encoding SGNH/GDSL hydrolase family protein yields MSDARPPAPPAKASGLRRHRALMARLAAGPAPEAVILGDSLAAGWPGRDLDWATGHPTLNLGLPGDRVQTTRWRLAAMAAFAIRPRLAVVMVGTNSFADGVSPEAIVAGLGALVVLLRAAWAPPLIVLATVPWREPSFGRSEAGRLALNAAIGELARIDALALLACDAALGPDPATSLEADRLHLNPRGYAALGAALASLVRPCLPRPG; encoded by the coding sequence GTGAGCGACGCCCGCCCCCCTGCCCCGCCGGCCAAGGCCTCCGGCCTGCGCCGCCACCGCGCCCTGATGGCGCGCCTCGCCGCCGGACCGGCGCCGGAGGCGGTGATCCTCGGCGACTCGCTCGCCGCCGGCTGGCCCGGGCGGGATCTCGATTGGGCCACCGGCCACCCCACGCTCAATCTCGGCCTGCCCGGCGACCGGGTGCAGACCACACGCTGGCGCCTCGCCGCGATGGCGGCCTTCGCGATCAGACCCCGCCTCGCGGTGGTGATGGTCGGCACCAACAGCTTCGCGGATGGCGTTTCCCCTGAGGCCATCGTTGCCGGGCTCGGTGCCCTGGTGGTGCTCCTGAGGGCCGCCTGGGCCCCGCCGTTGATCGTGCTCGCCACCGTGCCGTGGCGCGAGCCCTCCTTCGGGCGGAGCGAGGCCGGCCGTCTCGCGCTCAACGCCGCGATCGGCGAGTTGGCCCGAATCGACGCCCTGGCCCTCCTCGCCTGCGACGCGGCGCTTGGTCCCGATCCGGCCACTAGCCTGGAGGCCGACCGGCTCCATCTCAATCCCCGCGGATACGCCGCGCTCGGCGCCGCCCTCGCGTCCCTTGTGCGTCCTTGCCTGCCGCGTCCCGGCTAA
- a CDS encoding Orn/Lys/Arg decarboxylase N-terminal domain-containing protein, whose product MDFHRRFTVLMCTPAFDPDDLEGVRVNQIVAAVEHRGFEVVRARRVEDAAIAVQTDAAVGCLVVDWGKRGLDGKAAALIDMMRKRGLEMPIVIMVRRKRLEDIPVELLDFIDGYIFLAEETPEFIARGLVSRVTQYAETLKTPFFGALVDYAEKGNQLWTCPGHNGGIFYNRSPIGRIFVEHLGEAIFRDDLDNSVLDLGDLLTHEGPALKAQKEAAQIFGAEKTYFVLNGTSASNKIVLSSLVAEDDLVLFDRNNHKAAHHGALFLGGGIPIFLETDRNAYGLIGPIFHEALDEDKIRRKIRDNPLVKDKEAWRRERPFRVAVIEQCTYDGTIYDAREIVARIGHLCDYILFDEAWAGFMKFHPLFQGRYAMGLTGLDETSPGIIATQSTHKQLASFSQASQIHTKDGHIRGQTRRVEHRRLNESFLVHASTSPFYPLFASLDVGAQMMKGRSGMILWDDTIRLGIEWRKKVRAIRKEFEENERDPKRRWFFDPFVPDLATGAGGAEVPWESLPTDELASDARHWELKPGAGWHGFTHVAPGYAITDPNKLTVLTPGFDRRTGEYTEHGVPAPIVAQYLRENRIVPEKNDLNSLLFLLTPGVESSKAGTLISGLVAFKRLHDDNVLLEEAMPEFVRRRPQRYGGVRLRDLCADYHAFHRQAGTSGLQRKQFMPEHLPEMVMPPKSAAQMLTRNNVDFVPIAEAEGRVATTLMLVYPPGIGTVLPGERLDERAKPMLDYFKMFEAAANLFPGFEAEIQGVYRQVEPDGRIRFYTYVLREGR is encoded by the coding sequence ATGGATTTCCACCGCCGCTTCACCGTGCTGATGTGCACGCCGGCCTTCGATCCGGACGACCTGGAGGGCGTGCGCGTCAACCAGATCGTGGCGGCGGTCGAGCATCGCGGCTTCGAGGTGGTGCGGGCCCGGCGCGTCGAGGACGCGGCGATCGCGGTACAGACCGATGCGGCGGTCGGCTGCCTGGTGGTGGATTGGGGCAAGCGCGGCCTCGACGGCAAGGCGGCGGCGCTCATCGACATGATGCGCAAGCGCGGCCTCGAGATGCCGATCGTCATCATGGTCCGGCGCAAGCGCCTGGAGGACATCCCCGTCGAGCTGCTCGACTTCATCGACGGCTACATCTTCCTCGCCGAGGAAACCCCCGAATTCATCGCCCGCGGCCTCGTCAGCCGGGTGACGCAATATGCCGAGACCCTGAAGACCCCGTTCTTCGGGGCGCTGGTCGATTACGCCGAGAAGGGCAACCAGCTCTGGACCTGCCCCGGCCACAACGGCGGCATCTTCTACAACCGCTCGCCGATCGGCCGCATCTTCGTCGAGCATCTGGGCGAGGCGATCTTTCGCGACGACCTCGACAACTCGGTCCTCGATCTCGGCGACCTCCTGACCCACGAGGGCCCGGCGCTCAAGGCGCAGAAGGAGGCGGCCCAGATCTTCGGGGCCGAAAAGACCTACTTCGTGCTCAACGGCACCTCGGCCTCGAACAAGATCGTGCTGTCCTCGCTGGTGGCCGAGGACGATCTGGTTCTGTTCGACCGCAACAACCACAAGGCGGCGCATCACGGCGCGCTGTTCCTCGGCGGCGGCATCCCGATCTTCCTGGAGACCGACCGCAACGCCTACGGGCTGATCGGCCCGATCTTCCACGAGGCGCTGGACGAGGACAAGATCCGCCGGAAGATCCGCGACAACCCGCTGGTCAAGGACAAGGAGGCCTGGCGGCGCGAGCGGCCGTTCCGCGTCGCGGTCATCGAGCAATGCACCTATGACGGCACGATCTACGACGCCCGCGAGATCGTCGCCAGGATCGGGCACCTCTGCGACTACATCCTGTTCGACGAGGCCTGGGCCGGCTTCATGAAGTTCCATCCGCTGTTCCAGGGCCGCTACGCCATGGGGCTGACGGGGCTGGACGAGACCTCGCCCGGCATCATCGCCACGCAATCGACCCACAAGCAGCTCGCGAGCTTCTCCCAGGCCTCGCAGATCCACACCAAGGACGGCCACATCCGCGGCCAGACGAGGCGGGTGGAGCATCGGCGGCTGAACGAAAGCTTCCTCGTCCACGCCTCGACCTCGCCGTTCTACCCCCTCTTCGCCTCCCTCGACGTCGGCGCCCAGATGATGAAGGGGCGATCCGGCATGATCCTGTGGGACGATACGATCCGGCTGGGCATCGAGTGGCGCAAGAAGGTGCGGGCGATCCGCAAGGAATTCGAGGAGAACGAGCGCGACCCCAAGCGCCGCTGGTTCTTCGATCCCTTCGTGCCCGACCTGGCGACGGGCGCGGGCGGCGCCGAGGTGCCGTGGGAGAGCCTGCCGACCGACGAGCTCGCCTCCGACGCGCGCCACTGGGAGCTGAAGCCCGGGGCCGGCTGGCACGGCTTCACCCATGTCGCGCCGGGCTATGCCATCACCGATCCGAACAAGCTGACGGTGCTCACCCCCGGCTTCGACCGTCGGACGGGTGAATATACCGAGCACGGCGTGCCGGCCCCGATCGTCGCCCAGTACCTGCGCGAGAACCGCATCGTCCCGGAGAAGAACGACCTCAACTCGCTGCTCTTCCTGCTGACACCGGGCGTCGAATCGTCGAAGGCCGGCACGCTGATCTCGGGCCTGGTGGCGTTCAAGCGCCTGCACGACGACAACGTGCTGCTCGAAGAGGCGATGCCGGAATTCGTCCGGCGCCGGCCGCAACGCTATGGCGGCGTGCGCCTGCGCGACCTCTGCGCCGATTACCACGCCTTCCATCGCCAGGCCGGCACCTCGGGGCTCCAGCGCAAGCAGTTCATGCCCGAGCACCTGCCCGAGATGGTGATGCCGCCGAAATCCGCGGCGCAGATGCTGACCCGCAACAACGTCGACTTCGTACCGATCGCCGAGGCCGAAGGACGTGTCGCCACCACCCTGATGCTGGTCTACCCGCCGGGCATCGGCACGGTGCTGCCGGGCGAGCGGCTGGACGAGCGGGCGAAACCCATGCTCGACTACTTCAAGATGTTCGAGGCCGCCGCCAACCTGTTCCCGGGCTTCGAGGCCGAGATCCAGGGCGTCTACCGCCAGGTCGAGCCGGATGGGCGCATCCGCTTCTATACCTACGTGCTGCGCGAGGGCCGCTGA
- a CDS encoding GNAT family N-acetyltransferase, whose translation MDSVPSQPGIVIRPSTDADVAAMIEIYEHHIRHGVGDTGDFEEDRLRPDDLKRRRKNMRSKRLPHLVAERHGMVAGYAYAVPFRKRPAYRYTLKHSIYVHAGHLHAGIGRRLLPALIEACAAGGYRQMIGYIDAENEASLRLHEACGFTRVGHLPAVAYRHGRWADSVMVQCPLGTGASDQPSTWRQEAVAEGARTPLPEA comes from the coding sequence ATGGACTCGGTGCCTTCGCAGCCCGGGATCGTGATCCGCCCGTCGACCGATGCCGACGTCGCGGCGATGATCGAGATCTACGAGCACCACATCCGCCACGGCGTCGGCGATACCGGCGACTTCGAGGAAGACCGGCTCCGGCCGGACGACCTCAAGCGCCGGCGCAAGAACATGCGGTCGAAGCGCCTGCCCCACCTCGTGGCCGAGCGCCACGGGATGGTGGCGGGCTACGCCTACGCGGTGCCGTTCCGCAAGCGGCCGGCCTACCGCTACACCCTCAAGCACTCGATCTACGTCCATGCCGGCCATCTCCATGCCGGCATCGGCCGGCGCCTGCTGCCGGCCCTGATCGAGGCCTGCGCGGCGGGCGGCTACCGCCAGATGATCGGCTACATCGACGCCGAGAACGAAGCGTCCTTGCGCCTGCACGAGGCTTGCGGCTTCACGCGTGTCGGTCATCTGCCGGCCGTGGCCTACCGCCACGGCCGCTGGGCCGACAGCGTGATGGTGCAATGCCCGCTCGGCACCGGGGCGTCGGACCAGCCCTCGACCTGGCGGCAGGAGGCGGTGGCGGAAGGTGCGCGGACCCCGTTGCCGGAGGCGTGA
- a CDS encoding acyl-CoA synthetase — protein sequence MTPMSRRVMNLAHSLTQAAARHADRPAIIWGGRSWNWAEFDARVSALAASLRQRGIAKGDRLLVHARNGNAILETMYAAFRLGAVFVPTNFRLMPSDVAYMAQQSGAAAFLCHADYPDHVAAVREARPDLARIVVIGEGPAEGEAYETLLDEGAGQTVANVAVEHDDPCWFFYTSGTTGKPKAAVLTHGQMAFVITNHLCDLMPGTSAETDASLVVAPLSHGAGVHAVTQIARAVTSVLPGSDRFDAAEVWGLVARHRVTNMFTVPTILKMMVEHPAVESNDHSSLRYIIYAGAPMYREDQKRALRTLGKVIVQYFGLGEVTGNITVLPPALHEAEDGPGVKIGTCGFERTGMQVQIQDPEGREVAPGETGEICVCGPAVFAGYWENPKANAEAFRDGWFRTGDLGTLDADRFLYITGRASDMYISGGSNIYPREIEEKILAHPAVAETAVLGVPDPTWGEIGIAVCVPREGMALSEDDVMAFLFDKVARYKLPRRVILRESLPKSGYGKITKKMVREELEAAGLIGERA from the coding sequence ATGACCCCGATGTCGCGCCGGGTGATGAATCTCGCCCATTCCCTCACCCAGGCCGCCGCGCGCCACGCGGATCGGCCGGCCATCATCTGGGGCGGGCGGAGCTGGAACTGGGCTGAGTTCGACGCCCGGGTGTCGGCGCTGGCCGCTTCACTCAGGCAGCGCGGGATCGCCAAGGGCGACCGCCTGTTGGTCCATGCCCGCAACGGCAACGCCATTCTCGAAACGATGTATGCCGCGTTCCGGCTCGGCGCGGTGTTCGTGCCGACGAATTTCCGGTTGATGCCGAGCGATGTCGCCTACATGGCGCAGCAATCGGGCGCGGCCGCCTTCCTGTGCCACGCCGATTACCCCGACCACGTCGCCGCCGTGCGGGAGGCCCGACCGGACCTGGCCCGCATCGTCGTGATCGGCGAGGGCCCGGCCGAGGGCGAGGCCTACGAGACCCTGCTGGACGAGGGCGCGGGCCAGACGGTGGCCAATGTCGCGGTCGAGCACGACGACCCGTGCTGGTTCTTCTACACGTCCGGCACCACCGGCAAGCCGAAGGCCGCGGTGCTGACCCACGGCCAGATGGCCTTCGTGATCACCAACCACCTCTGCGACCTGATGCCGGGCACGAGCGCGGAGACGGATGCCTCCCTGGTGGTGGCGCCGCTCTCGCACGGGGCCGGGGTGCATGCGGTGACGCAGATCGCCCGCGCGGTGACCTCGGTGCTGCCGGGCTCCGACCGCTTCGACGCCGCGGAGGTCTGGGGCCTGGTGGCGCGCCACCGGGTCACCAACATGTTCACCGTGCCGACGATCCTGAAGATGATGGTCGAGCACCCGGCGGTCGAGTCCAACGACCATTCCTCGCTGCGATACATCATCTATGCCGGCGCGCCGATGTACCGCGAGGACCAGAAGCGGGCGTTGCGCACGCTCGGCAAGGTCATCGTGCAGTATTTCGGCCTCGGCGAGGTCACCGGCAACATCACGGTGCTGCCGCCGGCCCTGCACGAGGCCGAGGACGGCCCAGGCGTGAAGATCGGCACCTGCGGCTTCGAGCGCACCGGCATGCAGGTGCAGATCCAGGACCCGGAAGGACGCGAGGTCGCGCCGGGCGAGACCGGCGAGATCTGCGTCTGCGGCCCGGCGGTCTTCGCCGGCTACTGGGAGAATCCCAAGGCCAATGCCGAGGCGTTTCGCGACGGCTGGTTCCGCACCGGCGATCTCGGCACCCTCGACGCGGATCGCTTCCTCTACATCACGGGTCGCGCCTCCGACATGTACATCTCGGGCGGCTCGAACATCTATCCCCGCGAGATCGAGGAGAAGATCCTGGCCCATCCGGCGGTGGCCGAGACGGCGGTGCTCGGCGTGCCGGACCCGACCTGGGGCGAGATCGGCATCGCGGTCTGCGTGCCGCGGGAGGGCATGGCGCTCTCCGAGGACGACGTGATGGCGTTCCTGTTCGACAAGGTCGCGCGCTACAAGCTGCCCCGGCGGGTCATCCTGCGCGAGTCGCTGCCGAAATCCGGCTACGGCAAGATCACCAAGAAGATGGTGCGGGAAGAGCTGGAGGCGGCGGGCCTCATCGGCGAGAGGGCTTGA
- a CDS encoding PCC domain-containing protein has product MSATPAFTTLVQPGPERPERWLAATGPLLHRAFDLTPGRTLLDAVAGPLAGMRGGVVHLTGGSFSPFAYVMPALSADPRFAAYYSETYRPAGETRLERASATFGERDGASFLHVHGTWIEPDGRRRAGHLLPAEVVVARPVRAEAWGTAGAAWRVEPDAETNFSLFTPAPLASGGTGCLLLKIQPNEEIHAAIEAAARAHRLTAARVRGIGSIVRPAFADGRVIPTIASEVLIRDGAVRPGPEGGLVAHLDIAVVDVAGDIHEGVLKRGTNPACITVELTLTPE; this is encoded by the coding sequence GTGAGCGCGACGCCGGCCTTCACCACCCTCGTCCAGCCCGGACCGGAGCGACCGGAGCGCTGGCTTGCCGCCACGGGTCCCCTCCTCCACCGGGCCTTCGATCTCACGCCGGGACGCACGCTGCTCGACGCCGTCGCCGGGCCGCTCGCCGGCATGCGGGGCGGCGTGGTGCATCTCACGGGCGGGAGCTTCTCGCCCTTCGCCTACGTGATGCCGGCCCTCTCCGCCGATCCGCGTTTCGCCGCCTATTACAGCGAGACCTACCGGCCGGCGGGCGAGACGCGGCTGGAGCGGGCGAGCGCCACCTTCGGCGAGCGCGACGGTGCGTCCTTCCTGCACGTCCACGGCACCTGGATCGAGCCCGACGGACGCCGCCGGGCCGGCCACCTGCTGCCGGCGGAGGTGGTGGTGGCGCGACCCGTCCGGGCCGAGGCCTGGGGTACGGCGGGCGCAGCCTGGCGGGTCGAGCCGGATGCCGAGACCAACTTCTCGCTGTTCACCCCGGCGCCCCTGGCTTCCGGCGGGACGGGCTGCCTGCTGCTCAAGATCCAGCCGAACGAGGAGATTCACGCGGCGATCGAGGCGGCGGCCCGGGCGCATCGCCTGACGGCGGCACGGGTCCGCGGCATCGGCAGCATCGTGCGGCCGGCCTTCGCCGACGGGCGGGTGATCCCGACGATCGCCAGCGAGGTGCTGATCCGCGACGGCGCCGTGCGGCCGGGGCCGGAGGGCGGCCTGGTCGCGCATCTCGACATCGCGGTGGTGGATGTGGCGGGGGACATCCACGAGGGTGTCTTGAAGCGAGGCACCAACCCCGCCTGCATCACCGTCGAGCTCACCCTCACGCCGGAGTGA
- a CDS encoding GNAT family N-acetyltransferase: protein MTGAPPTLDTPRLHLRLVALEDAEATSALMTPAVSRWLAFWPLPFTVAMARERIALARDLAEAGQGLSLAVTARDTGEFLGWIMLHRTREDPKTATFGYWLGEAHQRRGYLREAATALLPVAAAWLDVDRIEASAQPENAGSFAVMRACGLVFRREEVIHAPARGRDELVHVYGVERESLTPA, encoded by the coding sequence ATGACCGGCGCTCCTCCCACCCTCGACACCCCCCGCCTCCATCTGCGGCTCGTCGCCCTCGAGGACGCGGAGGCGACCAGCGCCCTGATGACCCCGGCGGTGAGCCGGTGGCTCGCCTTCTGGCCGCTCCCCTTCACCGTCGCGATGGCGCGGGAGCGGATCGCCCTGGCGCGCGACCTCGCCGAGGCCGGACAGGGGCTCTCCCTCGCGGTGACCGCCCGCGACACCGGCGAATTCCTCGGCTGGATCATGTTGCACCGGACCCGCGAGGATCCGAAAACCGCCACCTTCGGGTACTGGCTCGGCGAGGCGCATCAGCGCCGGGGCTACCTGCGCGAGGCGGCGACGGCCCTGCTCCCGGTCGCCGCCGCGTGGCTCGACGTCGACCGGATCGAGGCCAGTGCCCAGCCGGAGAATGCGGGTTCGTTCGCGGTGATGCGGGCCTGCGGCCTGGTCTTCCGGCGCGAGGAGGTGATCCACGCGCCGGCGCGGGGCCGCGACGAACTCGTGCACGTCTACGGCGTCGAGCGTGAGAGCCTCACTCCGGCGTGA